In one window of Tumebacillus algifaecis DNA:
- a CDS encoding MmcQ/YjbR family DNA-binding protein: protein MSEKQVRSERGIDVLQKVRVICQRLPEVTEAVDKFGHTSFRVNDKPFVMMGEGKGELSLSIKTLLTTQEVLLQRGGFTKTNYIGHHGWVTLDSTDDVDWTELEELMIEGYLRSAPKRLVKQVMAP, encoded by the coding sequence ATGAGCGAGAAGCAGGTGAGATCAGAACGAGGCATCGACGTTCTACAAAAAGTACGCGTGATTTGCCAACGCTTGCCGGAGGTGACAGAGGCGGTGGACAAGTTTGGTCACACATCGTTTCGGGTCAATGACAAGCCATTTGTGATGATGGGCGAAGGAAAAGGGGAACTCTCTTTGTCGATCAAGACGTTGCTTACGACACAAGAGGTGCTGTTGCAACGCGGAGGATTTACGAAGACGAATTACATCGGTCACCATGGCTGGGTGACGCTGGATAGCACAGATGATGTGGATTGGACAGAGCTGGAAGAATTGATGATCGAAGGATATTTGCGAAGCGCACCGAAGCGGCTCGTGAAACAAGTGATGGCGCCCTGA
- a CDS encoding acetyl-CoA hydrolase/transferase family protein, which translates to MIEQRIRNRAYFDKIMNSDQAALLIKDGMTVGMSGFTRSGDAKIVPLALAERVMKSGEELKINLFTGASIGDEVDGILAEAGIVNKRLPFQNERKMRNKINQGELLFIDQHLSHTAEQVRNGFLPPIDVALIEIVAITEEGYIIPTTSVGNSSIFAELASQIILELNVAQPLGLEGLHDIYEPGMRGKRQPIPLTSVEQRIGTPYIAIDPEKVVAVVITEKSDSTSAIKAPDAETEVMAGHLIDFFDQEVKQGRLPYNLAPLQSGIGSVANAVLHGFLKSDCTDLEVYSEVLQDAVFDLMDAGKVKFASACSITLSPERAAEVIPNIDKYRDKIVLRPQEISNHPEIIRRLGLIGINTAIECDIYGNVNSTHIMGSNMMNGIGGSGDFARNALLGIFVTKSTAKDGKISSIVPFVSHIDHTEHDVDIIVTEQGLADLRGLAPRERAKVVINNCAHPLYKDALLDYYNEALKRGGHTPHLLEDALAWHARYLQTGSML; encoded by the coding sequence ATGATCGAACAACGAATTAGAAACCGTGCCTATTTTGATAAAATAATGAATTCTGACCAAGCGGCGCTCCTGATCAAAGACGGGATGACCGTAGGAATGAGTGGCTTTACGCGCTCCGGTGATGCAAAAATTGTGCCGCTGGCGCTCGCAGAGCGTGTGATGAAAAGCGGAGAAGAGCTTAAGATCAACCTGTTCACAGGTGCGTCGATCGGTGATGAGGTGGACGGCATCTTGGCGGAAGCAGGGATTGTGAATAAGCGACTGCCGTTTCAGAACGAACGTAAAATGCGGAACAAGATCAACCAAGGTGAGCTGCTTTTTATCGACCAGCACTTGTCACATACGGCCGAACAAGTGCGTAACGGATTCTTGCCGCCGATCGATGTGGCACTCATCGAAATTGTAGCGATCACAGAAGAGGGCTATATCATTCCGACTACATCGGTGGGTAACTCTTCGATTTTTGCGGAGCTGGCAAGTCAGATTATTTTGGAATTGAATGTAGCGCAGCCGCTGGGCTTGGAAGGGCTGCATGATATTTATGAGCCAGGGATGCGCGGTAAGCGGCAACCGATTCCGCTGACGTCTGTCGAACAGCGCATCGGGACACCGTATATTGCGATCGACCCAGAAAAAGTGGTAGCCGTTGTAATTACTGAAAAATCGGACTCGACTTCTGCGATCAAAGCGCCAGATGCTGAAACGGAAGTGATGGCTGGACACCTGATCGATTTTTTTGATCAGGAAGTGAAACAAGGCCGATTGCCATATAATTTGGCGCCGTTGCAGTCGGGGATCGGTTCGGTGGCCAACGCCGTTTTGCATGGTTTTTTAAAGTCGGATTGCACCGACCTTGAAGTGTATTCTGAAGTGTTGCAAGATGCGGTCTTTGATTTGATGGATGCGGGGAAGGTGAAATTTGCGTCAGCCTGCTCGATCACACTTTCGCCGGAGCGTGCGGCCGAGGTGATTCCGAATATTGACAAGTATCGGGACAAGATCGTCTTACGTCCTCAGGAAATCTCCAACCACCCGGAGATCATTCGCCGTCTCGGGCTGATTGGCATCAACACAGCGATCGAATGCGACATTTATGGCAACGTGAATTCGACGCATATCATGGGGAGCAATATGATGAACGGGATCGGGGGTTCTGGTGACTTTGCTCGCAACGCTTTGCTCGGTATCTTTGTCACCAAATCGACTGCAAAAGATGGCAAGATCTCAAGCATCGTGCCATTCGTCTCGCATATCGACCACACCGAGCATGATGTGGACATCATCGTAACCGAGCAAGGACTGGCCGATCTGCGCGGTCTTGCGCCTCGTGAACGGGCCAAAGTCGTGATCAACAACTGTGCCCATCCACTTTACAAGGACGCCCTGCTCGACTATTATAACGAAGCGCTCAAGCGCGGCGGCCACACGCCGCATCTGTTGGAAGATGCGCTGGCTTGGCATGCACGCTATCTACAAACGGGCTCGATGCTGTAA
- a CDS encoding LytTR family DNA-binding domain-containing protein, with protein MNLQAYQQLIRSLSALVPQEAAIALSDQSQYVLYRPSGAIDLNIQPGDPLRQGSIAKQTLVERNKVEHFVSPELFGIPYYGLGTPLYDGDEQVVGAITLIMPPERMHLLPSVPRTAYITGQYDNLFVPVHESEIAYFSSADSTTYMHTAMKTYKIKQTLQALEWALPSHQFVRCHRAFLVNIGWIRQIERHFHSTFMLVMKDENGSKIPVSQKYASSFRTLLGF; from the coding sequence ATGAATCTACAAGCCTACCAGCAACTGATACGCTCGCTCAGCGCCTTGGTGCCGCAGGAAGCGGCGATTGCGTTGTCCGACCAATCACAATATGTGTTGTACCGCCCGAGCGGTGCGATCGATTTGAACATTCAACCGGGCGATCCACTGCGGCAGGGTTCGATCGCCAAACAAACGCTTGTCGAACGAAACAAAGTGGAGCACTTTGTTTCGCCCGAACTGTTCGGCATTCCGTACTACGGTTTAGGAACGCCGCTGTATGATGGGGACGAGCAAGTGGTCGGCGCGATCACGCTGATCATGCCGCCGGAAAGAATGCACTTGTTGCCGAGCGTGCCTCGCACCGCCTACATCACTGGACAGTACGACAATCTGTTCGTCCCGGTGCACGAGAGCGAGATCGCCTATTTTTCCAGTGCAGATAGCACGACCTACATGCATACCGCAATGAAGACGTACAAAATCAAGCAGACGCTTCAGGCATTAGAGTGGGCGTTGCCGAGCCATCAGTTTGTCCGATGCCATCGGGCGTTCCTCGTCAATATCGGTTGGATTCGCCAAATTGAGCGCCATTTTCACTCCACTTTTATGTTGGTGATGAAAGATGAGAATGGGTCGAAAATTCCAGTCAGCCAAAAGTATGCCAGTTCCTTTCGAACGTTGTTAGGTTTCTAA
- a CDS encoding ABC transporter ATP-binding protein: MAGGPRPGFGGQARGPVVKPKNFKVTLQRLWHYFGKERKRLSLVFILIMIDAVIMFSTPYLIGKSVDAMSAQQGLVDFGMLEIAVLALLVAYLADGALTFLQGWLMAGIAQRIVKNLRGALFAKLQKLPVSFFDTRTHGELMSRLSNDIENVSNTISQSTTQLMSGSILILGTLVMMIVLSPILTLATLITIPLVFWLTRSIAKRTSVLFKSQQMHLGKLNGHIEETVTGLQVVKAFNHEEKVIAEFEEVNQALREVGLKAQIWSGFLMPIMNVINNLGFAVVAVVGAVLAIQGDVTIGVIASFLTYSRQFVRPLNDLANTFNVLQSGVAGAERVFEVLDEQEEPADRPGAIELTDPKGHVVFDKVSFGYRPDVPILKEVSFESVPGSSTALVGPTGAGKTTVVNLLTRFYDVTGGTIYLDGRDIRDYTRDSLRRSFGIVLQDTYLFSGTIKENIKYGRPDATDEEVQAAAKLANADVFIRRLPKQYDTMLTENGSNLSQGQRQLLAITRVILAKPALLILDEATSSIDTRTELHIQEALLQILKGRTSFIIAHRLNTIRDADTIMVVDQGQIVEQGSHDALIAKQGRYYNMFVNQFKNLDMELEDPEKSHELS; this comes from the coding sequence ATGGCGGGTGGTCCGCGACCGGGATTTGGCGGACAGGCGAGAGGGCCTGTCGTGAAGCCAAAAAACTTTAAAGTCACTTTGCAACGACTGTGGCATTATTTCGGGAAGGAACGGAAGCGTTTGTCGCTGGTTTTCATATTGATCATGATCGACGCAGTGATCATGTTCTCGACCCCGTATCTGATCGGGAAATCGGTCGATGCGATGTCAGCGCAACAAGGGTTGGTCGATTTTGGAATGCTGGAGATCGCCGTGCTCGCCTTGCTGGTCGCCTATCTGGCCGATGGAGCTTTGACCTTTTTGCAGGGTTGGCTGATGGCGGGCATCGCCCAGCGAATCGTGAAAAATTTGCGCGGGGCGCTGTTTGCCAAACTGCAGAAGCTCCCAGTCTCCTTTTTTGATACGCGGACGCACGGAGAATTGATGAGCCGACTGTCCAATGACATTGAGAATGTGAGCAACACGATCTCGCAATCGACGACGCAGTTGATGTCAGGTTCGATCCTGATTTTAGGCACGCTGGTGATGATGATCGTGCTCAGCCCGATTTTGACCTTGGCGACGCTGATCACGATCCCGCTCGTCTTTTGGCTAACGCGCAGCATCGCCAAGCGAACCAGCGTATTGTTTAAGAGTCAGCAGATGCATCTTGGTAAACTGAATGGTCATATCGAGGAAACGGTGACCGGGCTGCAGGTGGTCAAAGCGTTCAATCATGAGGAGAAAGTCATTGCAGAGTTTGAGGAAGTCAACCAAGCGCTGCGGGAAGTCGGGTTAAAGGCGCAGATTTGGTCGGGCTTTTTGATGCCGATCATGAACGTGATCAACAACCTTGGCTTTGCGGTAGTCGCCGTTGTCGGTGCGGTGTTGGCGATTCAAGGAGATGTGACGATCGGGGTGATCGCCAGCTTCTTGACCTATTCGCGACAGTTTGTCCGACCGCTCAACGATTTGGCCAATACGTTTAACGTCTTGCAGTCTGGTGTTGCCGGAGCGGAGCGAGTGTTTGAAGTGCTCGACGAACAGGAGGAGCCAGCCGATCGACCAGGTGCGATCGAGTTAACCGATCCGAAAGGTCATGTGGTGTTTGACAAGGTGAGCTTTGGCTATCGTCCCGATGTGCCGATTCTAAAAGAGGTCAGCTTCGAATCGGTGCCGGGCAGCAGTACCGCTCTCGTCGGCCCTACGGGAGCCGGGAAGACTACGGTGGTCAATCTCCTGACCCGTTTTTATGATGTGACGGGCGGGACGATCTATCTGGATGGGCGGGATATTCGCGATTATACGCGGGACTCGTTGCGCAGGAGTTTTGGGATTGTGCTACAGGACACGTACCTGTTTTCGGGGACGATCAAGGAAAATATTAAGTATGGCCGTCCGGATGCGACAGATGAGGAAGTGCAGGCGGCGGCGAAGTTGGCCAATGCTGACGTTTTCATCAGGCGCTTGCCGAAGCAGTATGACACGATGTTGACCGAAAATGGCAGCAATCTCAGTCAAGGACAGCGTCAGTTGCTGGCGATCACTCGGGTGATACTCGCCAAGCCTGCGCTGTTGATTTTGGATGAAGCGACGAGCAGCATCGACACGCGAACCGAACTGCATATTCAGGAGGCTTTGCTCCAAATTTTGAAAGGGCGCACCAGTTTCATTATCGCGCACCGCTTGAATACGATTCGCGACGCCGATACGATCATGGTGGTTGACCAAGGTCAGATTGTCGAACAGGGCAGTCATGATGCGTTGATCGCCAAGCAGGGTCGTTACTACAACATGTTCGTGAATCAGTTTAAAAATCTAGACATGGAGCTTGAAGATCCTGAAAAAAGTCACGAACTCTCCTGA
- a CDS encoding acyl-CoA dehydrogenase family protein — MTTNQGNRLQELLHQHLRPLVKDIDEQGKYPGDLVKLLGQAGYFSVGPAENLKLIRDVATVCGSTAFVVWCQAAAISFVYHGNSELLKRELLPALLSGEVAGGTGISNAMKFYAGMENLRLNGERTSSGYRIEGTLPFVSNLGPDAWFGVLFQNGETQRGMAMAASGLVGLTRKEVDGFLGLNGTATFSCQFQHVEIPESYILTDNADELIAKIRPSFLLTQTGVALGVTQASLNSMFALQAKQKGANSFLNHQPEGLQSRLERLTERVERLAEHPMATKEYFKEVVKARLDGAYLALDAAQSEMMHAGAAGYVAGSSTSRRLRESLFLTVVTPAVKQLEKMLQKL; from the coding sequence ATGACAACAAACCAAGGAAATCGGTTGCAGGAACTGCTACACCAGCATCTTCGCCCGCTGGTGAAAGACATCGATGAACAGGGCAAATACCCGGGCGACTTGGTCAAACTATTGGGGCAAGCAGGGTACTTTTCGGTAGGTCCAGCAGAAAATCTAAAGCTGATTCGTGACGTGGCCACCGTCTGTGGGTCCACAGCTTTTGTCGTGTGGTGCCAAGCGGCGGCGATCAGCTTCGTATATCACGGGAACAGCGAGTTGTTGAAAAGGGAGCTCTTACCTGCCCTATTGAGTGGTGAGGTTGCAGGCGGGACGGGCATTTCAAATGCGATGAAGTTTTACGCAGGCATGGAAAATTTGAGATTGAACGGGGAGCGGACGTCGTCAGGCTATCGAATCGAGGGGACGTTGCCATTCGTTTCGAACCTCGGGCCGGACGCATGGTTTGGCGTCTTGTTTCAAAACGGTGAAACGCAGCGTGGAATGGCGATGGCAGCAAGTGGTCTGGTCGGCCTTACGCGAAAAGAGGTCGATGGCTTCCTCGGCTTGAACGGGACGGCTACTTTCAGCTGTCAGTTTCAGCATGTTGAGATTCCAGAGTCCTACATCCTGACCGACAACGCAGATGAATTGATTGCGAAAATTCGTCCAAGCTTTCTGCTGACGCAGACCGGGGTGGCGCTTGGCGTGACCCAGGCTAGTCTGAATAGCATGTTTGCTCTGCAAGCGAAACAAAAAGGGGCGAACTCCTTCCTGAATCATCAGCCGGAAGGACTTCAATCGCGCCTCGAGCGGCTGACGGAGCGGGTCGAACGGTTGGCCGAACATCCGATGGCAACAAAAGAATACTTCAAAGAAGTCGTCAAAGCTCGGCTGGATGGTGCTTACCTGGCGCTCGATGCCGCACAAAGCGAGATGATGCACGCCGGAGCGGCAGGATATGTCGCTGGGAGCTCCACATCGCGCCGACTGCGCGAGTCGCTTTTTCTCACGGTCGTCACTCCGGCTGTGAAGCAGTTGGAAAAGATGCTTCAGAAGCTGTAG
- a CDS encoding MgtC/SapB family protein, translating to MTYHFFIKLGLALFLGLLIGIDRQLRNKPLGVKTSMVISVASCLITIVSIESVHRYSEPGHTTMDPMRLAAQIVSGVGFLGAGVILRRGDDVISGLTTASMVWAASGLGIAVGAGFYLESITAMLLIILAINIFPSFIKKIGPSSLRERELFVKMIVDVENEEQLDQIFKEIKHLDMQVRRVKIKDYEQNRQSLEMILISPKERYTTHVYAALKSIEHMVSVEVQSR from the coding sequence ATGACCTATCATTTTTTTATCAAATTGGGCCTCGCTCTGTTTCTGGGACTGCTCATCGGAATCGATAGACAGCTGCGCAACAAGCCGCTCGGTGTGAAGACCAGCATGGTGATCTCGGTAGCGAGCTGTTTGATCACCATCGTCTCGATCGAGTCGGTGCATCGCTATTCGGAGCCGGGGCATACCACGATGGACCCGATGCGTCTGGCTGCTCAGATTGTGAGCGGTGTTGGTTTCTTAGGGGCGGGCGTGATCTTGCGCAGAGGGGATGATGTGATCTCCGGCCTCACCACCGCATCGATGGTCTGGGCCGCTTCCGGATTGGGCATTGCGGTGGGAGCTGGCTTCTATCTGGAATCGATTACCGCGATGTTGCTGATCATTCTGGCGATCAACATCTTCCCTTCTTTCATCAAAAAAATCGGACCCAGCTCACTTCGGGAACGGGAGTTGTTTGTCAAAATGATCGTCGATGTGGAAAACGAAGAGCAACTCGACCAGATTTTTAAAGAGATCAAGCACCTTGACATGCAGGTCAGACGCGTGAAAATCAAAGATTATGAACAGAATCGCCAATCGTTGGAGATGATCCTCATCTCGCCAAAAGAGCGCTACACTACCCACGTGTATGCTGCGCTAAAGTCGATCGAACACATGGTTTCCGTGGAAGTTCAAAGCAGGTAA